Proteins from a single region of Thermovibrio guaymasensis:
- a CDS encoding EAL domain-containing protein — protein sequence MIVDEFPNLVESICKTYLDSLSSYTKEKFGIKNENLFCKKVEEEYKELFKDFKTNKKIFKRKVLKLTSLFYKKGLSLAFIIDILNKLVKNFLIKISAEGLPAELSEEVLSFVEELTNLLAYSFIRLSIKEKRKLIPVKTFGFTRTVDENLISWLYTVEGLIEGEDRSIPFRDDCKLQSIFNSIDFKIGCSKLKTCKELFRIHNLIHVYFLLFSDYVKSKNFIPAYLILKEIYLLFEKLHDGIASVESVLSRLTSEDVLSYLIKENIKDSEGFTVLILNPLELSYINKVYGFKTGNMILDEITSELKAFFGEHNVLRCVDGLICGIRLNTDNSDIDKQKKLFFHLKEKIYSKFSSLVPIPDISGFLLIFPPNVKIDKQKAINLIKYARRLSKENPKELLVLNVKELIESKSVQLFISTVDYLKEKLEEGKVALAVQGIHSMETGEAIHKEVLFRLIHEDGRIIPAGEVIDLIYNFRLIHLLDLAVLRKLKQNYRVFKGEKIFINISPQTLKFNSTRSEIMETLKFLTNKMNLGVEITEQAVVKDYSLLKEVFQDFSLNIALDDFGTGYSSFSNLIDFIESFPVKFLKIDGSYVKKLETGSQKAEMVISAITSMSHSLGIKVIAEFVSSEKIRQKLKEIGVDYAQGYLFSKPELVVV from the coding sequence ATGATAGTAGATGAATTTCCAAACCTCGTTGAGAGCATATGCAAAACCTACCTTGATTCTTTATCCTCCTACACCAAAGAAAAGTTTGGAATTAAGAATGAAAATCTCTTTTGTAAAAAAGTGGAGGAGGAGTATAAAGAACTTTTTAAGGACTTTAAGACAAATAAAAAGATTTTTAAAAGGAAAGTTCTAAAACTAACGTCACTTTTCTACAAGAAGGGTTTAAGTCTTGCCTTTATAATTGACATACTTAACAAATTAGTTAAAAACTTTCTAATCAAAATAAGCGCAGAAGGTCTTCCGGCTGAACTATCTGAAGAAGTTCTTTCCTTCGTTGAGGAACTCACAAATCTTTTAGCTTATAGTTTCATTCGTCTTTCGATTAAAGAGAAGAGGAAACTAATTCCAGTTAAAACTTTTGGCTTTACAAGAACTGTAGATGAAAATCTGATATCTTGGCTGTACACTGTTGAAGGTTTAATAGAGGGTGAAGATAGGAGTATCCCTTTTAGAGATGACTGTAAGCTCCAGAGTATTTTCAACTCTATTGACTTTAAAATTGGATGTAGTAAGTTAAAAACCTGTAAAGAATTATTTAGAATTCATAACCTTATACACGTTTACTTTTTACTTTTCTCAGATTATGTAAAAAGCAAGAACTTTATTCCCGCATATTTGATATTAAAGGAAATATATTTACTCTTTGAAAAACTGCACGATGGAATTGCAAGCGTTGAATCGGTTTTGAGCAGACTAACTTCAGAAGACGTCCTTTCTTATTTGATAAAAGAAAATATAAAAGATAGCGAAGGATTTACGGTCTTAATTCTCAATCCTCTTGAACTTTCTTACATAAATAAGGTCTATGGTTTTAAAACAGGAAACATGATTTTAGATGAAATAACTAGCGAATTAAAGGCCTTTTTTGGTGAACATAACGTTTTAAGGTGCGTAGACGGTCTGATTTGTGGAATAAGACTTAATACTGATAATTCTGATATAGACAAACAAAAGAAATTATTTTTCCATCTCAAGGAAAAAATTTACAGTAAGTTTTCCTCCTTAGTTCCCATTCCAGATATCTCTGGATTCCTCTTAATTTTTCCTCCTAACGTCAAAATAGATAAACAAAAGGCTATCAATTTGATTAAGTATGCGAGAAGGTTAAGTAAGGAAAACCCAAAAGAACTTTTAGTTCTAAACGTTAAGGAGCTTATAGAATCTAAGAGCGTTCAACTCTTTATAAGTACGGTTGATTACCTAAAGGAGAAATTGGAAGAAGGGAAAGTTGCCCTTGCTGTACAGGGTATTCATTCAATGGAGACCGGAGAGGCTATCCATAAGGAAGTTCTCTTCAGACTTATTCACGAGGATGGAAGGATAATCCCTGCAGGGGAAGTTATAGATCTAATCTATAACTTCAGGTTAATTCACCTCCTTGATCTAGCAGTTTTAAGAAAACTTAAGCAAAACTATAGAGTATTCAAAGGAGAAAAAATATTTATAAATATTTCCCCCCAGACATTGAAATTTAACTCCACTAGATCAGAAATCATGGAAACTCTCAAATTTTTAACGAATAAAATGAATTTAGGAGTTGAAATAACAGAACAAGCAGTTGTTAAGGATTATAGTCTTTTGAAGGAGGTATTTCAGGATTTTTCATTAAATATTGCATTGGATGATTTTGGAACTGGATATTCCTCTTTTTCAAATTTAATCGACTTCATTGAAAGCTTTCCAGTTAAGTTTCTAAAAATTGATGGTAGCTACGTTAAAAAGCTTGAAACCGGTTCTCAAAAGGCTGAAATGGTTATTTCTGCAATAACGAGTATGTCACACTCCTTAGGAATCAAAGTTATAGCTGAGTTTGTAAGCTCTGAAAAGATAAGACAGAAACTAAAAGAAATTGGAGTTGATTACGCCCAAGGCTACCTCTTTTCAAAACCGGAACTGGTGGTTGTTTAA
- a CDS encoding clostripain-related cysteine peptidase, producing the protein MELSYRSGTYLYSVVNNNGVYSVRVYDFSNPNNCQLLHTIPLNNSSPVLSICGNSSGSEFLVADGSKVYNYNYDNQSGNWNSQTLLDLSSYQQAGIADIAVSETGILYLLLSDGTLKAYSKNGGSVTEIASVNAVEVNNDNFPKDLEVNGNAVYVAYVNSSHNDDGGLKIYVLNNGSFSFSTEISSMSVNDVAVGPNGEAYVVDSESNKVIKVTFDEKQQLHTTEIPINGGIPNEVETDGTRVYVRVDSQNQDSIKLVDFDSQSVQDVVSGGNYGDILPFKYGNEAYLVISNAGTFEPTLYDVENVSNPQVISLPPGGETGGESGEGGGTLPPGGETGGESGEGGGTLPPGGETGGESGEGGGTLPPGGETGGESGEGGGTLPPGGETGGESGEGGGTLPPGGETGELPTGQGCSQSDDFPDSINDINDDTPNAIIDFSGQNNQNSVSKQGQINCNMDSDYFKVKVENGKAYKVSISGNAYAIPVDSQGNFLFDSINIKWLPPEENSQSGSSSESPEESTLSFQQPPFIIVPSGDFYIDVMGMENEGNYTLTIEEQDFSSTSSSNDDAPDYIISNIQTIQLSNSQGSTNGSLEIEEDRDIYKFTATQGKYYKVTIPLLNDVPQGTWIGVMVADSNGRILWDGVSQIQEQNRAGIIFQANQAGDYYVLVEGGIPNDNNGSDNVKYNYDLKIEEVTINDDIPDYTHAVTVDLSSNNSFSSNNTIELSGDKDYFKLSALQGDSYEIVVKDNDNNSDLFPHIDIVQIDQNGTETYVVEGVSYQPVDPSEFSNPTGIREKLTFTPQSNGDYYIVVQDWNTGDYTVEVREITDDHPNSINANFADSDDVVNLGSQAAQTDVTVTGSIETLNDVDYLKLNVEQGKTYQIELSIDSNQMLFPFLDVLDQSGMPVSDVQWLYVNDTNPSDGLTIEKLSFIPSTDGPFYLMISGDGFNTGDYTVKVKKIDLQQNPDNHPDSISDSFGSDDIFDLNNTDSNGYSSISGTINTATDVDYFKLPVEAGKVYEIDLSSSNGYPWIDVYKSDGSSAWDEIDVDWSSGNKLYLVPRSDGNYFIAVGDWQEGTNYTVKVKEVNVQNDDHPNSVSGTFSTDDIFDFQNSNEDSINVSKNSNFDPDYLKFHANAGETYEFWIETNSNSFYPWLKVVDFQGNDVYDVQYLWEGNQEKVAFTPSSEGDYYISVEGTGIGSCTVHARRFYLNQDDHADSVNEVTDNDVINLSNGQADISASLESLQDVDVFKLPVESGNYYKIQIIRPGDSTQEWRWAYADVLDEDGIPLWETDKWDEVTYVWEDFQNHNQNQYVVDSFVLSPSESTDYYIKVDGDTGNYIVHVEKQTLQQDDHPDKIDDIFGSDDTFVASSINSNGTTQNGNLGAEFDKDIFKFTVDANSVGKEFEIKLTTSDSDFYPYFDILDNNGNYVWENVEWNWDNLGNGEVEKITFTPSEQGDYYIRVAGWQTGDYDLTIRTTSTQDVPSDNSTTATVAVDDSNGYTGSLETATDEDWIKVNLTVGNVYKFTIESKDTDVYAQLLDSSGSFLAFDDDSGEGTNAEFYYKANSDGDYYIDVGGYSPGDYAVKVEQVDTSSDSEADSTTTTAIINVGGSYQGGIDYPFDVDWIKVSLRANQTYTIDLSGITLEDTKIAGIYDSYGNLIPNTSNDNKDAFTTDSSLTFTPQATGNYYIAVESALPVDTGTYLLRINQQSSSSQSTSDSEGNDINNTINTAINIDSLGTPVDGTIDYGGDEDMFKVHLVGGRTYGVAMLGADSNEGTLPDPKIIEIEDRSGNKIVDGNDNNGISLDSFVEFTPNQTGDYYIKVSAADSDQIGTYKMVISEIQQNVDIASSSNQGDWTIMVYMAADNNLEPYALKDLNEMEAANLPSNVKVTFLLDRIDGYDDSQGGWSGTKQGIISHDNDKTFISSPMEDVGEKDMGDPNTLKDFINWSIQTAPAQHYALVIWNHGDGIRGAAVDDTDGDYLSISEVAQALRSSNLPNNKVDVLGFDACLMGTLDVLYGVKDVANYIVASEELEPADGWDYEGWFNAVNSDTNGVTTQELVQYAVNSYVSAYNSYPETVTLSAFDTSKVNNVINAFKELNDELRNLTGSTAAQVKSTMSQVEKFGSFDSYIDLKDLADKIENVVNNGSNLYTDADNLKTKVNSLVVSHDSNILDDNSVSIYYPGYNDTDYINNVSLIADVTDLANFFDFFTS; encoded by the coding sequence ATGGAATTATCTTACAGAAGTGGAACTTATTTATACTCCGTTGTGAACAACAACGGAGTTTACAGTGTTAGAGTATATGATTTTTCCAATCCAAATAATTGTCAACTTCTGCATACGATTCCGCTAAATAATAGTTCTCCAGTACTTTCTATTTGTGGTAATTCTTCTGGTTCTGAATTTCTCGTTGCGGATGGTTCTAAAGTTTATAACTATAACTACGATAACCAAAGTGGTAATTGGAATTCTCAAACTCTTCTTGATTTATCTTCCTATCAACAAGCAGGTATAGCGGACATAGCTGTTAGTGAAACTGGTATTCTATATCTACTGCTGAGTGATGGAACTCTAAAAGCCTATAGTAAAAATGGTGGGAGTGTTACCGAAATTGCCTCTGTTAATGCGGTGGAGGTTAATAATGATAATTTTCCCAAAGATTTGGAAGTTAACGGAAATGCAGTTTATGTAGCTTATGTTAACAGTAGCCATAACGATGATGGTGGTTTGAAAATTTACGTTTTAAATAACGGAAGTTTTTCTTTCTCTACTGAAATAAGTTCTATGAGTGTTAATGATGTTGCCGTTGGTCCGAACGGTGAGGCTTATGTTGTTGATTCTGAGAGTAATAAAGTAATTAAGGTAACTTTTGATGAGAAGCAACAACTGCATACGACGGAGATACCTATCAATGGTGGTATTCCGAATGAAGTGGAAACAGACGGAACCAGAGTTTATGTGAGAGTAGACAGTCAGAATCAAGATTCTATAAAGCTTGTAGATTTTGATAGTCAAAGTGTACAGGATGTTGTTAGTGGTGGCAACTATGGAGATATTCTGCCTTTTAAGTATGGTAATGAAGCATATTTAGTGATTTCAAATGCCGGTACTTTTGAACCTACTCTGTATGATGTAGAGAATGTGAGCAATCCACAAGTGATTTCACTCCCTCCTGGTGGTGAAACTGGCGGAGAATCTGGTGAAGGCGGAGGAACACTCCCTCCTGGTGGTGAAACTGGCGGAGAATCTGGTGAAGGCGGAGGAACACTCCCTCCTGGTGGTGAAACTGGCGGAGAATCTGGTGAAGGCGGAGGAACACTCCCTCCTGGTGGTGAAACTGGCGGAGAATCTGGTGAAGGCGGAGGAACACTCCCTCCTGGTGGTGAAACTGGCGGAGAATCTGGTGAAGGCGGAGGAACACTCCCTCCTGGTGGTGAAACTGGCGAACTACCCACAGGACAAGGGTGTTCACAATCCGATGATTTCCCTGATTCAATTAATGATATAAACGATGATACTCCTAATGCAATTATTGATTTTTCTGGGCAGAATAATCAAAATTCCGTTTCAAAACAGGGGCAAATTAACTGCAATATGGACTCAGACTATTTCAAAGTAAAAGTTGAAAACGGAAAAGCTTACAAAGTTTCCATTTCAGGAAATGCTTATGCTATTCCAGTTGACAGCCAAGGAAATTTCCTATTTGATAGCATTAACATTAAGTGGCTTCCCCCTGAAGAAAATAGTCAAAGCGGCAGCTCTTCTGAATCTCCTGAAGAAAGCACCCTAAGCTTTCAGCAACCTCCATTTATCATTGTGCCTTCGGGGGATTTTTACATTGACGTTATGGGAATGGAAAACGAGGGCAACTATACTCTTACTATTGAAGAACAAGACTTTTCTTCAACATCAAGTTCAAATGATGATGCACCAGATTACATTATAAGCAATATTCAAACAATTCAATTAAGCAACAGTCAAGGCTCAACAAACGGTTCTCTTGAGATTGAAGAAGATAGGGATATCTACAAGTTTACAGCCACTCAAGGAAAGTATTACAAAGTAACTATCCCTCTACTAAATGATGTCCCTCAAGGAACATGGATTGGAGTTATGGTTGCTGATAGTAACGGCAGAATTCTTTGGGACGGTGTTTCTCAAATTCAGGAACAGAACAGAGCCGGTATCATCTTTCAGGCAAATCAGGCAGGAGACTATTATGTTCTCGTAGAAGGGGGAATTCCAAACGATAACAATGGAAGTGATAATGTAAAGTATAACTATGACCTTAAAATAGAAGAAGTTACCATTAACGACGATATTCCTGATTATACTCATGCAGTTACTGTTGACCTCAGTAGCAATAATTCTTTTAGTTCTAATAATACAATTGAACTTTCGGGGGATAAGGACTACTTCAAGCTTTCAGCCTTGCAAGGGGATTCTTACGAGATAGTTGTTAAAGATAACGACAATAATAGCGACCTCTTTCCTCACATCGACATAGTCCAGATTGACCAGAACGGAACCGAGACGTACGTTGTGGAAGGCGTTTCCTACCAGCCCGTTGACCCGTCCGAATTCTCAAATCCAACAGGGATAAGGGAGAAGCTTACTTTTACTCCACAAAGCAATGGTGATTACTACATTGTCGTTCAAGATTGGAACACGGGTGACTATACTGTTGAGGTTAGGGAAATTACCGATGACCATCCTAATTCTATAAATGCGAACTTTGCTGATAGTGATGACGTTGTTAATCTTGGTTCTCAAGCAGCTCAAACTGACGTTACGGTAACTGGTTCTATAGAAACGTTGAATGATGTTGATTATCTGAAATTGAATGTTGAACAAGGAAAGACGTATCAGATAGAGCTTTCGATTGATTCTAATCAAATGCTTTTTCCTTTCCTTGATGTATTGGATCAAAGCGGTATGCCTGTAAGTGATGTTCAGTGGCTTTACGTTAATGATACTAATCCGAGCGATGGATTGACCATTGAAAAACTATCCTTCATTCCAAGCACAGATGGACCGTTCTATCTTATGATTTCTGGCGACGGATTCAACACAGGAGACTACACCGTAAAAGTTAAAAAGATAGATTTGCAACAAAACCCGGATAACCATCCTGATAGCATATCAGATTCTTTCGGTAGTGATGATATTTTTGACTTAAACAATACTGATTCTAACGGTTACTCAAGCATAAGCGGCACCATAAATACCGCTACAGATGTTGACTATTTTAAATTACCGGTTGAGGCAGGTAAAGTTTATGAAATTGACCTTAGTTCTTCAAATGGTTATCCCTGGATAGATGTTTACAAATCTGACGGTAGTAGTGCATGGGATGAGATTGATGTAGATTGGAGTAGCGGTAATAAATTGTATCTTGTTCCTCGATCGGACGGCAATTATTTCATAGCTGTTGGTGATTGGCAGGAAGGAACAAACTATACAGTCAAAGTCAAAGAAGTTAATGTCCAGAACGATGACCATCCTAATTCAGTAAGTGGTACTTTTAGTACTGATGATATTTTCGATTTCCAGAATAGTAATGAAGATTCGATAAATGTGAGCAAAAATTCAAACTTTGATCCAGATTATCTGAAGTTTCATGCTAACGCTGGAGAAACTTATGAATTCTGGATTGAAACTAACAGTAATTCTTTCTATCCGTGGTTAAAAGTTGTAGATTTTCAAGGAAACGATGTGTATGATGTTCAATATTTGTGGGAAGGTAATCAAGAAAAAGTCGCTTTTACTCCTTCAAGTGAGGGGGATTATTATATTTCTGTTGAAGGAACAGGCATAGGAAGTTGTACTGTTCATGCTAGGAGGTTCTATCTTAACCAAGATGATCATGCAGATAGTGTTAATGAAGTTACTGATAACGATGTTATTAATCTTTCAAATGGTCAAGCTGATATTAGTGCATCTCTTGAAAGTTTGCAGGATGTAGATGTATTTAAACTTCCTGTGGAGTCCGGTAATTATTACAAGATTCAAATTATTAGACCTGGGGATTCTACTCAAGAGTGGAGATGGGCATACGCTGATGTCCTCGATGAAGATGGAATACCTTTGTGGGAAACGGATAAGTGGGACGAAGTAACTTACGTTTGGGAAGATTTTCAAAATCATAATCAAAATCAATACGTTGTTGATTCTTTTGTTCTTTCACCTTCTGAAAGTACCGATTACTACATAAAAGTTGACGGAGACACTGGTAATTATATTGTTCATGTGGAAAAACAAACTCTGCAACAGGATGATCATCCTGATAAAATAGATGATATCTTTGGTAGTGACGATACGTTTGTGGCTTCATCAATTAATAGTAATGGAACGACTCAAAACGGCAATCTCGGCGCCGAATTTGATAAGGATATCTTTAAATTTACCGTTGATGCAAATAGCGTAGGTAAGGAGTTTGAGATAAAACTTACAACGTCCGATTCCGATTTTTATCCTTACTTTGATATTCTTGATAATAACGGTAATTACGTATGGGAAAACGTTGAATGGAATTGGGATAATCTCGGAAACGGAGAAGTTGAAAAGATTACATTTACTCCATCAGAACAGGGAGATTACTATATAAGAGTTGCCGGATGGCAAACAGGTGATTACGATTTAACGATTCGCACCACTTCTACTCAGGATGTGCCAAGTGATAATTCCACTACTGCTACTGTAGCTGTTGATGATTCCAACGGTTACACAGGTTCTCTTGAAACCGCAACAGATGAAGACTGGATTAAAGTTAATCTTACAGTTGGTAATGTTTACAAGTTTACTATTGAGAGTAAAGATACAGATGTTTACGCACAATTACTTGACAGTAGTGGTAGCTTCCTCGCTTTTGATGATGATAGTGGAGAAGGAACAAACGCAGAATTTTACTATAAAGCCAATTCCGATGGTGATTACTACATAGACGTTGGCGGTTATTCTCCCGGAGATTATGCCGTTAAAGTAGAACAAGTTGACACAAGCAGTGACAGTGAAGCAGATTCAACAACGACTACTGCAATTATCAATGTTGGAGGAAGCTATCAGGGTGGAATTGATTATCCGTTTGATGTTGACTGGATAAAAGTCTCTCTTAGAGCAAATCAAACTTATACCATTGACCTTTCCGGTATAACTCTTGAAGATACCAAGATAGCTGGTATTTACGATTCCTACGGCAATCTCATTCCAAACACCTCAAATGACAATAAAGATGCGTTCACAACCGATTCTTCCTTAACCTTTACTCCTCAAGCAACAGGAAACTACTACATAGCAGTAGAAAGTGCTTTGCCTGTTGACACGGGAACATACTTGCTTAGGATTAACCAGCAGAGCAGCAGTTCCCAATCAACTTCAGATAGCGAAGGAAACGATATAAATAACACAATAAATACAGCAATAAACATAGATAGTTTAGGAACTCCTGTTGACGGAACGATAGATTATGGTGGTGATGAAGATATGTTTAAAGTCCACCTTGTAGGAGGTAGAACGTATGGTGTAGCAATGCTTGGTGCAGATTCAAATGAAGGAACACTTCCAGACCCAAAAATTATTGAAATTGAAGATAGAAGTGGGAATAAAATTGTAGATGGTAATGATAACAATGGAATTTCTCTTGATAGTTTTGTTGAGTTTACACCTAACCAAACAGGAGATTATTACATTAAGGTGTCTGCTGCAGATAGTGACCAGATAGGAACTTATAAAATGGTAATTTCCGAAATTCAACAGAATGTTGACATAGCAAGTAGTTCGAATCAGGGTGATTGGACCATTATGGTTTACATGGCTGCAGACAACAATCTCGAACCGTATGCTCTTAAAGATCTGAACGAGATGGAGGCTGCTAATCTTCCATCAAACGTTAAAGTTACGTTCCTCCTTGATAGAATAGATGGTTACGATGATTCTCAGGGTGGATGGAGTGGAACAAAGCAGGGGATTATTTCCCACGATAATGATAAAACGTTTATTAGTAGTCCCATGGAAGATGTTGGTGAAAAAGACATGGGAGACCCAAATACTCTCAAAGACTTTATCAACTGGAGTATTCAAACTGCTCCTGCGCAGCACTATGCCCTTGTTATCTGGAATCATGGAGACGGCATAAGGGGAGCTGCTGTTGATGACACAGATGGTGACTACCTGTCAATAAGTGAGGTGGCTCAGGCTTTGAGAAGTTCAAACTTACCCAATAATAAAGTTGATGTCCTTGGATTTGACGCATGTTTAATGGGAACTCTTGATGTTCTTTACGGCGTAAAAGATGTTGCCAACTACATTGTTGCTTCTGAAGAACTTGAACCGGCAGACGGCTGGGACTACGAAGGATGGTTCAACGCCGTAAATAGTGACACTAATGGTGTTACAACGCAAGAACTTGTTCAATATGCCGTCAATTCCTACGTTTCTGCTTATAACTCTTACCCAGAAACCGTTACACTTTCTGCTTTTGATACCTCTAAAGTTAATAATGTTATAAATGCCTTTAAGGAGTTAAACGATGAATTAAGGAATCTTACTGGAAGCACAGCTGCACAAGTAAAGTCAACCATGTCTCAAGTTGAGAAGTTTGGATCTTTTGATTCATACATCGATCTTAAAGACTTAGCTGATAAAATAGAAAACGTAGTAAATAACGGTTCTAATCTCTATACAGATGCAGATAATCTTAAGACGAAAGTGAATAGTCTTGTTGTTAGTCATGATTCAAACATACTTGACGATAATTCGGTTTCTATCTATTATCCCGGGTATAACGACACTGATTATATTAATAATGTTTCTCTTATTGCAGACGTTACTGACCTTGCAAATTTCTTTGACTTCTTTACTTCATAA
- a CDS encoding YlbF family regulator produces MSAEVIKKASELAQAIAECEELANLRAAEAKLQMDPEARELLSEVQRLQQMAQMSGSPEAMQQLEEAFNKFAENPVGKEYLEANQRFSQMLETVNALLQEAIEGPKQHGHGCSGCSGCGM; encoded by the coding sequence ATGTCAGCAGAAGTAATTAAGAAGGCATCAGAGCTTGCTCAGGCAATTGCTGAGTGTGAAGAGCTTGCAAACCTTAGGGCTGCAGAGGCAAAACTTCAGATGGATCCTGAGGCGAGGGAGCTCCTAAGTGAAGTCCAAAGGCTTCAGCAGATGGCCCAGATGTCAGGTTCACCTGAAGCGATGCAGCAGCTTGAAGAGGCCTTCAATAAGTTTGCAGAAAACCCGGTTGGTAAGGAGTACTTAGAGGCTAACCAGAGGTTCAGCCAGATGCTTGAAACGGTAAACGCTCTATTGCAGGAAGCCATTGAAGGACCTAAACAGCACGGCCACGGCTGTTCAGGCTGTTCTGGCTGCGGAATGTAG
- a CDS encoding prohibitin family protein — MNDLQKVSGTFLLVLFALVGFALFKSFETIESGNVGVKVTFGKYDDRELPPGLHFRLPFVQEIKKVDVKVHAINYKGKVDKVDEEGLINKPAITVLDERGLPIAVELTVQYRLLPDMASETLQRWGESWQEKLVNPVVREVVRDVIGSYPAEAIPTRRPEIATRIEEGIRKEIKVQSGGAVQVVGVQLRNILLPREIQQKIKEVQIAKQEAERMKYVEEKAKREQEVKRIQAETEKIQKVIKAQAEAEARLEKAKAEAQANHMISRSITPNILKWRELDIQERVAESLEKNPNVKLFINTPSGNFHVWLDRNN, encoded by the coding sequence ATGAACGACCTTCAGAAGGTAAGCGGAACATTTTTATTAGTTCTTTTTGCATTGGTTGGTTTTGCCCTCTTTAAGAGCTTTGAGACTATAGAGAGTGGAAATGTCGGTGTAAAAGTTACATTTGGTAAGTACGATGATAGGGAGCTCCCTCCGGGGCTCCACTTTAGACTTCCCTTTGTACAGGAGATAAAGAAAGTTGATGTTAAGGTCCACGCAATAAACTACAAAGGAAAGGTTGATAAAGTTGACGAAGAGGGTCTGATAAACAAACCGGCTATAACTGTCCTTGACGAAAGAGGACTTCCAATTGCCGTTGAGCTTACCGTTCAGTATAGACTCCTTCCTGATATGGCCTCAGAAACCCTTCAGAGGTGGGGAGAGAGCTGGCAGGAGAAGTTAGTTAACCCGGTTGTAAGGGAAGTTGTAAGAGACGTAATTGGCAGTTACCCTGCTGAGGCGATTCCAACTAGGCGTCCTGAAATTGCAACGAGAATAGAGGAGGGAATAAGGAAAGAGATAAAAGTTCAATCTGGCGGCGCAGTTCAGGTTGTGGGAGTTCAGCTCAGAAATATCCTCCTTCCAAGGGAGATTCAGCAGAAGATAAAAGAAGTTCAGATAGCAAAGCAGGAAGCAGAAAGGATGAAGTACGTTGAGGAGAAGGCCAAGAGGGAACAGGAAGTAAAGAGAATACAGGCCGAAACGGAAAAGATACAAAAGGTTATAAAAGCTCAAGCTGAAGCAGAAGCCCGCCTTGAGAAGGCAAAGGCAGAAGCCCAAGCCAACCATATGATTTCCCGCTCAATAACTCCAAATATCCTTAAGTGGAGAGAGCTTGACATTCAAGAGAGAGTAGCTGAAAGCTTAGAGAAAAATCCAAACGTTAAGCTGTTTATAAACACTCCTTCCGGTAACTTTCACGTGTGGTTAGATAGAAATAATTAG
- the hisF gene encoding imidazole glycerol phosphate synthase subunit HisF — protein MLAKRVIPCLDVKEGRVVKGVNFVNLIDAGDPVENAKVYDQQGADELVFLDITASYEKRGIMIDVVRRTAEEVFMPLTVGGGVRTVEDIRNLLNAGADKVSINTAAVKNPQLITEGAKLFGSQCIVVAIDVKRVAPRKWEVFIHGGRTPTGIDAVEWAKEVVDRGAGEILLTSMDRDGTKAGYDVELTRAISKAVSVPVIASGGAGKMEHFYEGLTEGKADAVLAASVFHFREISIPELKKYLKERGVWVRI, from the coding sequence ATGCTTGCAAAAAGGGTAATTCCATGTCTTGATGTTAAAGAAGGAAGAGTAGTTAAAGGAGTAAATTTCGTTAACTTAATAGATGCCGGCGACCCCGTTGAAAATGCAAAAGTTTACGACCAACAGGGAGCAGATGAACTCGTCTTTCTTGATATCACCGCCAGTTACGAAAAGAGAGGAATAATGATTGACGTTGTTAGGAGAACTGCTGAGGAAGTCTTTATGCCCCTTACAGTTGGAGGAGGAGTTAGAACCGTTGAGGATATAAGGAACCTCTTAAACGCCGGAGCAGATAAAGTCTCAATAAATACTGCTGCGGTAAAAAATCCCCAACTTATCACCGAAGGGGCAAAGCTCTTCGGATCTCAGTGTATAGTAGTTGCAATTGACGTAAAAAGAGTAGCCCCAAGAAAGTGGGAAGTCTTCATTCACGGAGGAAGAACTCCAACGGGAATTGATGCCGTTGAGTGGGCAAAGGAGGTTGTTGATAGGGGAGCAGGAGAAATACTGCTAACTTCAATGGATAGGGATGGAACCAAAGCCGGTTATGACGTTGAGCTTACAAGGGCAATCTCTAAAGCCGTTTCTGTGCCCGTAATAGCCTCAGGCGGTGCAGGTAAAATGGAGCATTTTTACGAGGGCCTTACAGAGGGAAAAGCTGATGCAGTTCTTGCAGCTTCAGTTTTTCACTTTAGAGAAATTTCAATTCCTGAGCTAAAGAAATACCTTAAGGAAAGGGGAGTTTGGGTTAGAATATAG